From the Salinibacter grassmerensis genome, one window contains:
- a CDS encoding MqnA/MqnD/SBP family protein, with translation MDLAIWDYPPAEFLASGFTSGAVENPFRITRHRPEQCAAMLVEDEVDVALMPTMLALQASNAIDVLPSVGMVSWRYPYARLVWQGGLHDFPETIAYDRRVAQERIATRIILHEHYQVDPTFVPYDGRPPRALLDTEEDAALLVGPNVPSLQPEPFTMDIGREWYELSNYPMVWGMYVTKRDQSTDEMIEALIASGEAADDNRDVWVQAQETTASLNEFYREDLRTGLDKLAIASLTEFRKYLFYYDVTEDVPDLPLVYLDEDEEEEKEES, from the coding sequence ATGGATCTCGCAATTTGGGACTATCCGCCCGCTGAGTTTTTGGCGTCGGGCTTTACGTCCGGTGCCGTTGAAAATCCATTTCGGATTACGCGGCATCGTCCCGAACAGTGTGCGGCGATGCTGGTCGAGGACGAGGTCGACGTGGCCCTGATGCCCACGATGCTCGCCCTGCAGGCGAGCAACGCCATCGACGTGCTTCCGAGTGTGGGGATGGTCTCGTGGCGGTACCCGTACGCACGGCTCGTCTGGCAGGGAGGGCTGCATGACTTTCCGGAGACGATCGCCTACGACCGGCGTGTCGCGCAGGAGCGCATCGCCACCCGGATCATCCTGCACGAACACTATCAGGTCGACCCCACGTTCGTCCCCTACGACGGCCGGCCCCCACGGGCCCTGCTTGATACGGAGGAGGACGCGGCACTGCTGGTCGGCCCCAACGTGCCCTCGCTCCAGCCCGAGCCCTTTACGATGGACATCGGGCGCGAGTGGTACGAGCTTTCCAACTACCCGATGGTGTGGGGGATGTACGTCACCAAACGGGACCAGTCGACCGACGAGATGATCGAGGCGCTCATCGCCTCGGGCGAGGCGGCCGACGACAACCGTGACGTGTGGGTGCAGGCACAGGAGACCACCGCCTCGCTGAACGAGTTTTACCGCGAGGACCTCCGCACCGGGCTGGACAAGCTCGCCATCGCGAGCCTGACGGAGTTCCGGAAATACCTCTTCTACTACGACGTGACGGAGGATGTCCCCGACCTCCCACTCGTCTACCTCGATGAGGACGAGGAGGAGGAAAAGGAGGAATCGTAA
- the trmD gene encoding tRNA (guanosine(37)-N1)-methyltransferase TrmD, with protein MPGHIRIDIVTALPSLVEEPLQHSILKRAQESDVATLQVHNLREHATDKHRQIDDRPFGGGAGMVLKPEPLFRAVEAIEEAAGKADDIIYLTPDGEELDQSMANRLSMESHLILIAGHYKGIDQRVRDALVTRELSIGDVVLSGGELPALVLVDAVVRLVPGALGDSSSALTDAFQDGLLGAPVYTRPAEFRGQKVPSVLRSGDHQAVARWRDEKRLEKTRDRRPDLLPDPNDSTGASSQ; from the coding sequence ATGCCTGGGCACATTCGCATTGACATTGTAACGGCCCTCCCGTCGCTCGTGGAGGAGCCCCTGCAGCACAGCATCTTGAAGCGGGCACAGGAGTCGGACGTGGCCACCCTCCAGGTTCACAACCTCCGGGAGCATGCGACCGATAAGCATCGTCAGATTGATGATCGCCCGTTCGGTGGGGGCGCCGGCATGGTGCTAAAGCCGGAGCCGCTGTTTCGGGCCGTGGAGGCGATCGAAGAGGCGGCCGGAAAGGCGGACGACATCATCTATCTCACGCCCGATGGGGAGGAACTCGACCAGTCGATGGCCAACCGCCTCTCAATGGAGAGCCATCTGATTCTGATTGCGGGGCACTACAAGGGCATCGACCAGCGGGTTCGAGATGCCCTCGTCACGCGTGAGCTGTCAATTGGCGACGTGGTTCTCAGCGGCGGAGAGCTGCCGGCACTAGTGCTGGTCGACGCGGTGGTCCGCCTTGTGCCGGGCGCACTGGGCGACAGCTCCTCGGCCCTCACGGATGCGTTTCAGGATGGGCTTCTGGGCGCGCCGGTGTACACACGGCCGGCGGAGTTTCGGGGGCAAAAGGTGCCATCCGTCCTCCGGTCCGGAGACCATCAGGCCGTTGCCCGCTGGCGAGACGAGAAGCGGCTCGAGAAAACCCGCGACCGCCGGCCAGACCTCCTTCCAGACCCCAACGATTCGACCGGGGCGTCCTCGCAATAA
- the rimM gene encoding ribosome maturation factor RimM (Essential for efficient processing of 16S rRNA), producing the protein MSPPMASAPDDSTDPSPDFTDVPPTDLVKVGFIFRPHGLDGELKIDPSATDNPARFEVLPTVFVGPHPRRVVRHDIVSVRYQKTKRGTTVILGLDGIADRDDAETVAKMDVFATEEALGLDDDELFADDLVGWTVVTEEGAAQGTVVNFMEMPAQDLFVVRAPDDTEAMIPAIDDFIVEIDEEAERIVVRPIDGLMDA; encoded by the coding sequence ATGTCTCCCCCAATGGCTTCTGCGCCCGACGATTCGACGGACCCGAGTCCCGACTTCACGGACGTCCCGCCGACCGACCTTGTGAAGGTGGGGTTCATCTTCCGCCCCCATGGGCTGGATGGAGAGCTCAAGATTGATCCGTCCGCGACTGACAATCCGGCGCGATTTGAGGTGCTGCCTACAGTTTTTGTGGGGCCGCACCCGCGTCGCGTCGTCCGGCACGACATCGTTTCGGTCCGCTACCAGAAGACGAAACGGGGCACCACGGTGATTTTGGGGCTCGATGGCATTGCGGACCGGGACGACGCCGAGACGGTCGCCAAGATGGACGTGTTCGCCACGGAAGAGGCCCTGGGACTGGACGACGACGAGCTTTTTGCCGACGACCTGGTCGGCTGGACCGTCGTGACGGAGGAGGGGGCGGCACAGGGCACCGTCGTCAACTTCATGGAGATGCCCGCACAGGATCTCTTCGTGGTTCGGGCCCCCGACGACACGGAAGCAATGATTCCGGCCATAGACGACTTTATTGTCGAGATCGACGAAGAAGCGGAGCGAATTGTCGTGCGCCCCATCGATGGACTGATGGACGCGTAG
- a CDS encoding 5-formyltetrahydrofolate cyclo-ligase codes for MGTQTKASWRRQFRTYRRSLSARSYHARSSLIVHRALTTAAAASARVVHVYWPITTQREVDTRPLIALLRGRDVEVVLPVVTSFEADTPTLEHRRYDGPGSLTPNRWDIREPENTKRVLPDVIDVVFVPALGVGRNGHRIGHGSGYYDAFLQSVTCPRVALTYEACLVPSLPNASHDVPVTTIVTEQQVLAP; via the coding sequence ATGGGCACCCAAACCAAAGCCTCATGGCGCCGCCAGTTTCGGACCTATCGGCGTTCGCTGTCGGCCCGATCGTATCATGCCCGCAGCAGCCTGATCGTGCACCGGGCCTTGACCACGGCGGCTGCGGCCTCGGCACGCGTCGTGCACGTGTACTGGCCGATCACGACCCAACGCGAAGTAGACACGCGTCCCCTCATCGCATTGCTTCGAGGCCGGGACGTGGAGGTAGTGCTGCCGGTCGTCACGAGCTTCGAGGCGGATACCCCCACGCTGGAGCATCGCCGGTACGACGGGCCGGGATCACTGACGCCCAACCGGTGGGACATTCGAGAGCCTGAGAACACAAAACGGGTCCTCCCAGACGTGATTGACGTGGTGTTCGTTCCGGCCCTCGGCGTTGGCCGAAATGGACACCGGATCGGCCACGGGTCGGGATACTACGACGCGTTCCTCCAGTCGGTCACCTGTCCGCGCGTCGCACTGACGTACGAAGCCTGCCTGGTTCCCTCCCTGCCAAACGCCTCGCACGACGTGCCGGTGACCACGATCGTTACCGAACAACAGGTTCTCGCCCCGTAG
- a CDS encoding M16 family metallopeptidase, whose translation MSDSTSTPPHPDPDLAPRIQDRTAGPGRLLTLRTPVDDVVSFRGSFVTNPDLAAGDALRQQLTVSLLDKGTEHRDRFALARVLEACGAKLDLSSDGLFVEMSGRALVDDLPRVLEVAAEMLRAPAFDPEEFRKARAQVAADLQRRMEKTSAQASTALSQRLFPEGHPNYSPAPETVLEWLQGLTVQDVRDYHEAHFGANEWTLAVVGDLQHDEVASVVDETFSGWAPHDTPATHDTDAVSAEVGRTTVPMPDKSNVDVRLGHAVPIRRDHDDYPAFYVGNYILGGNFAARLMSTVRDEMGLTYSIRSSLSGVSTRYAGSWQTSVTLSHDTLDEGIAATKDVIREFVADGATAEELDAKKTTITGSYSVGLATTQRLAQSILTNAERGFDVAYLDDFPEEIRALTLDEVNAAIQDYLDPASIQEALAGTRPNPVEAAAGA comes from the coding sequence ATGTCCGACTCCACCTCCACGCCTCCCCACCCCGATCCAGATCTTGCCCCCCGCATTCAAGACCGCACGGCCGGCCCCGGACGGCTTCTGACGCTCCGTACGCCGGTGGACGACGTGGTCTCCTTCCGGGGGTCGTTTGTAACGAACCCGGACCTCGCCGCGGGGGATGCGCTGCGCCAGCAACTCACGGTGTCCCTGCTCGACAAAGGCACGGAGCACCGCGACCGCTTTGCGCTGGCCCGCGTGCTAGAAGCGTGCGGCGCCAAGCTGGACCTGTCGAGCGACGGCCTGTTCGTGGAAATGTCCGGCCGGGCGCTGGTGGACGACCTTCCGCGGGTGTTGGAGGTCGCGGCCGAGATGCTGCGGGCCCCGGCGTTCGACCCCGAGGAATTTCGGAAGGCCCGGGCTCAGGTGGCCGCCGACCTGCAGCGCCGCATGGAGAAGACGTCGGCACAGGCCTCCACGGCCCTCTCGCAGCGCCTTTTCCCAGAAGGGCACCCGAACTACTCGCCCGCCCCGGAAACGGTGCTGGAGTGGCTGCAGGGCCTCACGGTACAGGACGTGCGGGACTACCACGAGGCCCACTTCGGGGCCAACGAGTGGACCCTCGCCGTGGTGGGGGACCTTCAGCACGACGAAGTCGCCTCGGTCGTCGACGAGACGTTCTCCGGATGGGCGCCGCACGATACCCCGGCCACCCACGACACCGACGCGGTGTCCGCGGAGGTCGGCCGCACCACCGTTCCGATGCCGGACAAGTCGAACGTGGATGTGCGCCTCGGCCATGCGGTGCCCATCCGACGGGACCATGACGATTACCCCGCATTCTACGTCGGCAACTACATCCTCGGGGGCAATTTTGCGGCGCGTCTCATGTCCACCGTCCGCGATGAGATGGGCCTTACCTACAGCATCCGGTCGAGCCTGTCTGGGGTGAGCACCCGCTACGCCGGGTCGTGGCAGACGAGCGTCACCCTTAGCCACGACACCCTGGACGAGGGCATCGCGGCGACGAAGGACGTTATCCGTGAGTTTGTCGCGGACGGGGCGACGGCAGAGGAACTCGACGCGAAGAAGACGACGATCACCGGCTCGTACTCTGTCGGCCTCGCTACCACCCAACGCCTCGCCCAGTCCATCTTGACCAATGCCGAGCGGGGCTTCGACGTCGCCTACCTCGACGACTTTCCGGAGGAGATTCGGGCGCTGACGCTGGACGAGGTGAACGCCGCGATTCAGGACTACCTCGATCCGGCGTCGATTCAAGAGGCCCTCGCGGGGACCCGTCCCAACCCCGTGGAGGCAGCAGCGGGCGCGTGA
- the ffh gene encoding signal recognition particle protein, which translates to MFEGLSQKLEGALQSVTGQGRIDEVNVAETMREIRRALLNADVNYQVAKEFTANVKEAATGEDVLTSVTPGEQLTKIMHDELTQVLGGEHEGVAMAETPPTVILVAGLQGSGKTTFCAKLARHFRKEGHAPLLAASDVYRPAAVDQLKTLADQVNVPAYSVEEDGEIVEDAVRVADEAVTEAQNTARDIVIIDTAGRMHIDESMMQEVEDIKTTVEPNETLFVVDSMTGQDAVNTAKEFNERIDYDGVVLSKLDGDTRGGAALSIRTVVNKPIKFASTGEKLDALTPFYPDRMAQRILGMGDVVSFVERAQEQYDEQEAERLQEKIRSEEFDLQDFYDQLQRIQKMGSIKELMGMIPGVGNKISDLDIDEEAFTHIEAIIQSMTPEERAHPDILNGTRRRRIARGSGNEVRDVNQLVSQFEEMKDMMKTMQKMTSKGQDVDISSLMDKITGGGGGQSRSPR; encoded by the coding sequence ATGTTTGAAGGATTGTCCCAAAAACTCGAGGGCGCCCTGCAGTCCGTCACGGGCCAGGGCCGCATCGACGAGGTGAACGTCGCCGAGACGATGCGGGAGATCCGTCGTGCGTTGCTGAACGCGGACGTCAATTACCAGGTTGCGAAGGAGTTCACTGCGAACGTCAAGGAGGCGGCTACGGGAGAGGATGTTCTCACCTCGGTCACCCCGGGGGAGCAGCTGACGAAGATCATGCATGATGAGCTGACTCAGGTGCTGGGTGGCGAGCACGAGGGGGTTGCGATGGCGGAAACGCCGCCCACCGTGATCCTCGTCGCTGGCCTGCAGGGCTCCGGGAAGACGACCTTCTGCGCCAAGCTGGCCCGCCATTTCCGCAAGGAAGGGCATGCGCCGCTCCTGGCTGCGTCGGACGTGTACCGGCCGGCCGCCGTCGACCAGCTCAAGACGCTGGCCGACCAGGTGAATGTGCCCGCGTATTCGGTCGAAGAAGACGGCGAGATCGTCGAGGACGCCGTGCGCGTCGCCGACGAGGCCGTCACGGAGGCTCAGAACACGGCCCGCGACATCGTCATCATCGACACGGCGGGACGCATGCACATCGACGAGTCGATGATGCAGGAAGTGGAGGACATCAAGACGACGGTGGAGCCGAACGAAACCCTGTTCGTCGTCGACAGCATGACGGGGCAGGACGCAGTGAACACGGCCAAGGAGTTCAACGAGCGCATCGACTACGACGGGGTTGTCTTGTCCAAGCTGGACGGGGACACGCGCGGCGGGGCGGCGCTCTCGATCCGGACGGTGGTCAACAAGCCGATCAAGTTTGCCTCCACCGGGGAGAAGCTTGATGCGCTCACGCCGTTCTACCCGGACCGCATGGCCCAGCGCATCCTAGGCATGGGCGACGTGGTCTCGTTCGTGGAGCGCGCCCAGGAGCAGTACGACGAGCAGGAGGCCGAGCGCCTGCAGGAGAAAATCCGCTCCGAGGAGTTCGATCTCCAGGACTTCTATGACCAGCTCCAGCGCATTCAGAAAATGGGCTCGATTAAAGAGCTCATGGGCATGATCCCGGGGGTTGGCAACAAGATCAGCGACCTCGACATCGACGAAGAAGCCTTTACGCACATCGAGGCAATCATCCAGTCGATGACCCCGGAAGAGCGGGCCCACCCCGACATTCTGAACGGCACCCGTCGGCGCCGTATCGCCCGGGGGAGCGGCAACGAGGTTCGCGACGTGAATCAGCTGGTCAGCCAGTTTGAGGAGATGAAGGACATGATGAAGACGATGCAGAAGATGACGAGCAAGGGGCAGGATGTAGACATCTCAAGCCTCATGGATAAGATTACCGGGGGCGGTGGCGGCCAGAGTCGCAGCCCACGCTAG
- a CDS encoding M16 family metallopeptidase — MTETVPAPPRDLPAAVDFQEASDGIECYRLTDNDLRILLLPQDGAQVATSMVTYHVGSRNERTGHTGATHMLEHLMFKGTERYHKRKGTSIFETLQAVGAKVNASTWLDRTNYYEMLPTEHLPLALDIEADRMRGALIDADDVEDERTVILNERDRNQNDPVSRLFDEVWGAAFVAHPYHHPTIGWKSDIERITPDGLREYYDTFYWPNNATLSIVGQFDRGETLAEVADHFGDIDPAPREIPQVTTEEPEQSGPRRVTVQQDGQLGAVLMGFKSPPALEADSDVLDVLARVLASGKGSRLFRRCTDRGLTSDVFGINFRLRDPGLFSVFAYLAPDQDHQTVEDAIHETIEDVQENGVTQEELDRARNQLRAQIAFDRDGPMRVASQLNEALAAGDWKLYTQYLDRLNDVTAEDIQRVAQTYLTSDGVTIGRYVPTS, encoded by the coding sequence ATGACCGAAACTGTCCCCGCTCCCCCCCGTGATCTTCCCGCCGCCGTCGACTTTCAGGAGGCGTCGGACGGCATCGAGTGCTACCGCCTCACCGACAACGACCTCCGTATTCTCCTGCTGCCCCAGGACGGGGCGCAAGTGGCGACCTCGATGGTGACCTACCACGTGGGAAGCCGCAACGAGCGCACGGGGCACACCGGGGCGACCCACATGCTGGAGCACCTCATGTTTAAGGGCACCGAGCGGTACCACAAGCGGAAGGGCACCTCAATCTTCGAAACGCTCCAGGCCGTGGGGGCCAAGGTGAATGCGTCCACCTGGCTCGACCGTACCAACTACTACGAGATGCTCCCCACCGAGCACCTGCCGCTCGCCCTCGACATCGAGGCCGACCGGATGCGGGGGGCGCTGATTGACGCCGACGACGTGGAGGATGAGCGCACCGTCATTCTGAACGAGCGGGACCGGAATCAGAATGATCCGGTGTCGCGCCTGTTCGACGAGGTGTGGGGGGCGGCGTTCGTGGCGCACCCCTACCACCACCCCACAATTGGGTGGAAGAGCGACATCGAGCGCATCACGCCCGATGGGCTGCGCGAGTACTACGACACGTTCTACTGGCCCAACAACGCGACGCTCTCGATCGTCGGTCAGTTTGACCGTGGCGAGACGCTGGCCGAGGTGGCCGATCACTTTGGGGACATTGACCCGGCCCCGCGCGAGATTCCGCAGGTCACCACCGAAGAGCCGGAGCAGTCCGGCCCCCGCCGCGTGACGGTGCAACAGGACGGCCAGCTCGGCGCGGTCCTCATGGGGTTCAAGTCCCCCCCGGCGCTGGAGGCCGACTCCGACGTGCTCGATGTGCTGGCGCGCGTTCTGGCGTCGGGCAAGGGCAGTCGCCTCTTCCGGCGCTGCACCGACCGCGGCCTCACCAGCGATGTCTTCGGCATCAATTTCCGGCTCCGCGACCCCGGCCTCTTCTCGGTGTTTGCGTACCTCGCCCCTGACCAGGACCACCAGACGGTCGAGGACGCCATCCACGAGACGATCGAGGACGTACAGGAAAACGGCGTCACACAGGAGGAGCTCGACCGGGCGCGCAACCAGCTCCGTGCCCAAATTGCGTTCGACCGCGACGGGCCGATGCGCGTCGCCTCGCAGCTCAACGAAGCCCTCGCGGCGGGCGACTGGAAGCTGTACACCCAGTACCTCGACCGCCTCAATGACGTCACCGCGGAAGACATCCAGCGCGTTGCCCAGACGTACCTGACCAGTGACGGCGTCACCATCGGCCGGTACGTCCCCACATCCTGA
- the tyrS gene encoding tyrosine--tRNA ligase produces the protein MAFPPVDEQMTVLRRGVEEIVPEDELAEKLRTSRETDTPLIVKLGCDPSRPDLHLGHTVVLRKLRQFQDFGHRAILIVGDFTGMIGDPSGRSKTRPQLTLKETREHGQSYYEQATRVLDPDKTEIRYNSEWLDEMSFSDVIELAAQQTVAQMLKRDDFKKRYEAGQPISLHEFLYPLAQARDSVHIEADVELGGTDQRFNLLLARRLQEANDQEAQVCMMLPLLEGTDGSDKMSKSLDNAIGIAEAPEDMYGKTMSVPDDLIYRYVELVTDIPTEQLPKVKQFAESNPRAAKAQLARRIVAMYHGEEAADQAEEHFEQTVVKGGVPDDMPEYTPAPEDGEEVGLLNLMRHAGLTDSNSEGRRMIEQGAVTIDEEKVTDTGRYIDVSEEAPFVLQVGKRRFARVVWNGQE, from the coding sequence ATGGCATTTCCGCCGGTCGACGAGCAGATGACAGTTCTCCGCCGTGGGGTGGAGGAGATTGTCCCAGAAGACGAGCTAGCCGAGAAGCTTCGCACGTCGCGGGAGACGGACACGCCCCTAATCGTAAAGCTGGGGTGCGACCCGAGTCGCCCCGACCTTCACCTCGGGCACACGGTGGTCCTCCGCAAGCTGCGCCAGTTTCAGGACTTCGGCCACCGGGCGATCCTGATTGTGGGCGACTTCACGGGAATGATCGGCGATCCGTCCGGCCGCTCCAAGACACGCCCCCAGCTCACCCTCAAAGAGACGCGCGAGCACGGCCAGAGCTACTACGAGCAGGCGACCCGTGTGCTCGACCCGGACAAGACGGAGATCCGGTACAACTCGGAGTGGCTCGACGAGATGAGCTTCAGCGACGTCATCGAGCTGGCGGCCCAGCAGACGGTCGCGCAGATGCTGAAGCGCGATGATTTCAAGAAGCGCTACGAGGCCGGCCAGCCCATCAGCCTGCACGAGTTTCTGTACCCGCTGGCGCAGGCGCGCGACTCCGTCCACATCGAGGCGGACGTGGAGTTGGGCGGCACCGATCAGCGCTTCAACCTGCTCCTGGCGCGGCGCCTGCAGGAGGCCAATGACCAGGAGGCCCAGGTCTGCATGATGCTTCCGCTTCTGGAGGGCACGGATGGCTCCGACAAGATGTCGAAGTCGCTCGACAACGCCATCGGCATCGCCGAGGCGCCGGAGGACATGTACGGCAAGACCATGTCGGTGCCCGACGATTTGATCTACCGCTACGTGGAGCTCGTCACCGACATCCCGACCGAGCAGCTTCCGAAGGTGAAGCAGTTCGCCGAGAGCAACCCGCGGGCGGCCAAGGCCCAGCTCGCGCGCCGCATTGTGGCCATGTACCACGGGGAAGAGGCCGCGGATCAGGCCGAGGAGCACTTCGAACAGACCGTGGTGAAGGGCGGTGTGCCGGACGACATGCCGGAATACACCCCGGCGCCAGAGGACGGGGAGGAGGTTGGCCTTCTGAACCTGATGCGCCACGCTGGCCTCACAGACTCGAACAGCGAGGGCCGCCGCATGATCGAGCAGGGGGCCGTCACGATCGACGAGGAGAAGGTCACCGATACCGGTCGCTACATCGACGTGTCGGAGGAGGCGCCGTTCGTGCTCCAGGTGGGAAAGCGCCGGTTCGCGCGCGTGGTCTGGAACGGGCAGGAATAA
- the rplS gene encoding 50S ribosomal protein L19: MATDLMSVVEATQLRDDVPDFDSGDTVNVHLRVVEGEKERIQQFEGVCLARRGSGPNETFTVRKVSEGVGVERIFPVHSPRVAQIDVVRRGSVNRSKLSYLRGLSGKDARIQEQIRGN; the protein is encoded by the coding sequence ATGGCTACTGATCTTATGAGCGTCGTCGAGGCGACGCAGCTTCGCGACGACGTGCCGGACTTTGACTCCGGCGATACGGTAAACGTTCATCTTCGAGTGGTTGAGGGCGAGAAGGAGCGCATCCAGCAGTTCGAGGGGGTATGCCTCGCGCGTCGCGGCTCTGGGCCAAACGAGACGTTCACGGTCCGCAAGGTGTCCGAAGGCGTGGGCGTCGAGCGCATTTTCCCAGTCCACTCCCCGCGCGTGGCGCAGATTGACGTCGTCCGTCGCGGGTCCGTGAACCGGTCGAAGCTCTCGTACCTCCGTGGCCTGTCGGGTAAGGACGCCCGGATTCAGGAGCAGATTCGGGGGAACTAG
- a CDS encoding PspC domain-containing protein, which translates to MSSQHSRSRRSSDTTDGSFEQPSAFEVGETTLDLDDISEEELDTLYFKDDTDEAGLFSLPTVTGLTLILAGTIYLLSELGAWTGLAFSSLILPWLVGIGVILLGFGLLTWRSSGGDDDADSTTTKKKAVEANTGQTKVVEEPKKSSSKKLTRSRTDKKLFGVCGGIAEYLSLDSTLVRIAFVVGVIGSGGPFVFGYFALAFIMPKESPLTPEERLSIIRDEVDES; encoded by the coding sequence ATGTCTTCTCAACACTCCCGGTCTCGACGCTCCTCCGACACGACCGACGGGTCTTTTGAGCAGCCATCGGCCTTCGAGGTGGGCGAAACCACGCTCGACCTGGACGACATCTCCGAGGAGGAGTTGGACACCCTGTACTTCAAGGACGACACGGACGAGGCGGGCCTCTTCAGCCTACCCACCGTGACCGGGCTGACGCTGATCCTGGCCGGGACCATTTACCTGCTAAGCGAGCTTGGGGCGTGGACCGGCCTGGCCTTTTCCAGCCTCATCCTCCCCTGGCTGGTGGGAATCGGGGTCATCCTGCTCGGGTTCGGCCTTCTGACGTGGCGATCGTCGGGTGGAGACGACGACGCCGACTCCACGACGACCAAAAAGAAGGCAGTGGAGGCGAACACCGGGCAGACGAAGGTGGTGGAGGAGCCGAAAAAGTCAAGCAGCAAGAAGTTGACGCGCTCCCGCACCGACAAGAAGCTGTTCGGCGTGTGCGGCGGGATTGCGGAGTACCTGAGCCTGGATTCCACCCTCGTCCGCATCGCGTTCGTCGTTGGGGTGATTGGATCCGGGGGGCCGTTCGTGTTTGGCTACTTCGCCCTGGCCTTCATTATGCCAAAGGAGTCTCCTCTTACCCCGGAGGAACGACTCTCGATCATCCGGGACGAGGTGGACGAGTCGTAG
- the smpB gene encoding SsrA-binding protein SmpB, translating to MAEGTEVVARNKKAQFEYDIEETLEAGLVLEGSEVKSVRQGKASLDGAYCQVDREGEMKVHGMYIKPYEEAGPFGHEPRRNRKLLLHDQQIGKWGQMAEQEGYTIVPLSLYFRDGWAKLKVGIAKGRQKHDKRQAIKEREMERRLEREQSDYNF from the coding sequence ATGGCTGAAGGCACCGAGGTCGTTGCGCGCAATAAGAAGGCGCAGTTCGAGTACGACATCGAGGAGACCCTGGAGGCGGGGCTCGTTCTGGAGGGGTCCGAAGTAAAGTCGGTGCGCCAGGGCAAGGCAAGCCTGGACGGCGCGTACTGTCAGGTTGACCGGGAGGGGGAGATGAAGGTCCACGGGATGTACATCAAGCCCTACGAGGAAGCCGGGCCGTTTGGGCACGAGCCGCGGCGCAACCGGAAGCTCCTGCTCCACGACCAGCAGATTGGGAAGTGGGGCCAGATGGCCGAGCAGGAGGGCTACACGATTGTCCCGCTGTCGCTCTACTTCCGCGATGGATGGGCAAAGCTGAAGGTTGGGATCGCGAAGGGTCGCCAGAAGCACGACAAGCGCCAGGCCATCAAGGAGCGGGAGATGGAGCGTCGACTGGAGCGGGAGCAGAGTGACTACAACTTCTAG
- the rpsP gene encoding 30S ribosomal protein S16, which yields MSVKLRLRRIGRKKIPVYSIVAADQRNARDGRYIEDIGRYFPLREPAEVHLEEDRALYWLENGAQPSDTVRSILRRRGLLLHHHLKKKGESPDEIESAVEEFRERIAEQDEEVKIAVGTRGKDPLERERERAEEIDEEARLRAQATPLSDVQEETAAEDAEAEEDEDAAPEADEPEAAADEEEDTDASADADDEEEPEDE from the coding sequence GTGTCTGTTAAGCTTCGACTGCGCCGCATTGGGCGCAAAAAGATTCCGGTCTATTCGATTGTCGCCGCCGACCAGCGCAACGCGCGGGACGGCCGCTACATCGAGGACATCGGTCGCTACTTCCCGCTCCGTGAACCTGCCGAGGTGCACCTGGAGGAAGACCGGGCCCTCTACTGGCTCGAAAATGGGGCGCAGCCGAGTGACACGGTACGGTCCATTCTGCGTCGCCGGGGCCTCCTGCTTCATCACCACCTGAAGAAGAAGGGCGAGTCGCCGGACGAGATTGAATCGGCCGTCGAGGAGTTCCGCGAGCGCATAGCCGAGCAGGACGAGGAGGTGAAGATTGCCGTGGGCACACGCGGCAAAGACCCCTTGGAGCGCGAGCGCGAACGGGCCGAAGAGATCGACGAAGAAGCCCGCCTGCGCGCCCAGGCCACTCCGCTGTCGGACGTGCAGGAGGAGACGGCGGCCGAAGACGCCGAGGCGGAGGAAGATGAAGACGCCGCCCCCGAGGCGGACGAGCCGGAGGCCGCTGCGGATGAGGAGGAAGATACGGACGCGTCGGCCGACGCCGACGACGAAGAGGAGCCTGAGGACGAGTAG